A single window of Anomaloglossus baeobatrachus isolate aAnoBae1 chromosome 9, aAnoBae1.hap1, whole genome shotgun sequence DNA harbors:
- the LOC142251723 gene encoding olfactory receptor 1f45-like, translating to MDLKNQSFISFTLLGLSEKPYLRLPLFYFFLGAYIFCIMGNMLILMLILTHSQLHTPMYYLLGNLSFVDVCLTSITVPRAISSLLFQDLSISFHGCFTQLFLFHMVGNMDSFLLAIMALDRYAAICQPLHYTTIMSKRTCMSLVTSSWVVVSLHSTLFTAMTSTLSYCSWVIHHYFCDVPAMLLLSCSDTSAQQMVVFLEGSLIVMVPMLFILGSYILIIRAVLKLHTSKGRQRTFSTCSSHLTVVVFFYSSVIFMYFRPSSLYSATYDRVISVVYSIITPMLNPFIYSLRNKEVKNAVKKVMQCGRKSGQKWIKELEDED from the coding sequence ATGGATCTGAAGAATCAAAGTTTCATTAGTTTCACTCTACTGGGCCTCTCGGAGAAGCCATATCTCCGACTGcctcttttctatttttttttgggaGCCTACATTTTCTGTATTATGGGCAACATGCTTATCCTTATGCTAATCTTAACTCATTCCCAGCTCCACACCCCGATGTACTACTTGTTAGGGAACCTTTCGTTTGTAGATGTTTGCTTGACATCAATCACCGTTCCCCGGGCAATTTCCAGCCTCCTCTTCCAGGACTTGTCCATCTCATTTCATGGTTGTTTCACTCAGCTCTTCTTGTTCCACATGGTGGGTAACATGGACAGTTTTTTGCTGGCCATCATGGCCTTAGACAGGTATGCTGCAATTTGTCAGCCTTTGCATTACACAACTATCATGAGTAAGAGGACATGCATGAGCCTGGTGACTTCCTCATGGGTAGTAGTCAGCCTCCACTCAACTTTGTTCACCGCTATGACATCTACCCTTTCCTACTGCAGTTGGGTCATCCACCACTACTTCTGCGATGTCCCAGCCATGCTGTTACTTTCCTGCTCAGACACGTCTGCTCAGCAGATGGTCGTCTTTCTTGAGGGTTCACTAATAGTCATGGTTCCCATGTTATTTATCTTGGGTTCTTACATTCTCATCATTAGAGCTGTTCTAAAACTTCATACTTCCAAAGGCCGCCAACGAACGTTCTCTACATGCTCCTCTCACCTAACCGTCGTCGTCTTCTTCTACAGCTCTGTTATCTTCATGTACTTTCGCCCAAGTTCCCTCTACTCTGCAACCTATGATCGGGTAATAAGCGTGGTCTACAGCATCATAACGCCAATGCTCAACCCATTTATATATAGCTTGAGGAACAAGGAGGTTAAGAATGCTGTGAAGAAGGTCATGCAATGTGGCAGAAAAAGTGGTCAGAAATGGATAAAAGAATTAGAAGATGAGGATTAG